From the genome of Leptospira koniambonensis:
CAGTTGTACAAGTTTCGAGTAACGCTGCCAACGTTTTCTTTGATATCGATTCGTCCGAAAGATTTTTTTGCAACTGCTCTTGATCAATGCATATGTATAAATAAAAAAGACCGGCTCCAAATTCTGTGTCCCCAAGATGTCCTGCGCCTGCATCTACATCGTTTCTATTCAAATCATCGACCGCTGTGAAGAAGTCGTCTTCCACTGCGACTTTATGTACAGTAATTGCATGGGCAACTTGTACGGCCGCTTCCTTGTTAAATGCGGGTGAACTTGCTAACATTCGCCCAAACATGGCAATATCTACTCCAGTGTTTTCTTTTTTTAAAAGTCCAAGTTCTTCAGCATTTGGCTTTCTCTTCTCTCTGATTAGTTTTCCGATAAGCTCATTTATTTCTCTCAATTCTTCGGGACTGAAATGAGCTAATTGTTCAATTTCTAAATCGTTATTGGGAGAATCTTTTTTTTCTCCTTTCAGTTTGCCGAAAACATTTGCGATCGATTTTGCATAATCTTTGGCATCTTTTTCTTTGATTCCGCCTGCGATCAGTTTTTTGAAAATCTCTATCCCCATTTCTTTTGTGCGGGTCCCAATATAATCAGAAAGTTTTTCCTGAAAAACATCTGAGGTTCTCCAGGCTCGTTTCAAACTCTGAGAGGAAATTCGTAATCGATTGACTCCCCCTAAAATGGCAGTTTTGGGCCGATTCAAATCATCTCTATTTAAATTAGAGGGCGGATACGAAGTAAGTAAATGTAATTGTATAAATCTGCTCATTGGTTTTTTCCTTGGTCGGTTATATCATTTTCACTTTTAGTAGAAATTCCAGTTCCGTAATAATCGTAGGCCCATCTTTTCTTAACTGAGTCCCCCCAAAAATAGAGAGAGGAAAACAAATCGAGGATGTTCGCATTTCCATCCAGATGTTTAATAACTCTGATCATTTTCTGAAAGAATTGATCATCTTCCGAGAGATTTTTGTATTGTAGAATTCTTCGAAACCGAAGATCGCTAATCAATGATTGATCACTCCCCGATTTTTTATAGGATAATTGGGAAGCAAATGGGATTGTATTATTTGTCTTTACGTGGGACAAAATTCCTGCAATGGCACAGACTTTGTCTCGAGAAAGCCGATATGCGTCGTATTTAATTTTATATAACTCTGTTAGTAGTCTATGACTTGCCGGATAAAAAACGGTTTCGGAAGGATCGGAACATCTACTTAAAGTCGCTCTTTCTCCAGGGTTATTTTGTAAGTCACCCCACCAACGAAGAATAATCTCTGCGCTTGGAGAGCTTGGATCAAATAGCTTCATTTTTTGTTTTCTCCTTTGGTTGTTTTTTATCTCGGATTGGAAGACCTATCGCTTTCTTAATTTTATCACCAAAATTCCAGAGTGTAAGGTCTCGACGAGCATTCACAATCCGCTGTATATTTTCGTATTCAATGGAGCCGGATTCTACATATTGATCGAAGATTTTTAAAGACTCTTCATTTAAATATTTCAGCCAATTGAGTTTTTCGGAATCGTCAAAGATAGTTTCCGATTGCAAATCATCTCGAATCGATTTGGCGAGGGTAAAAAATTTTGATTCGGTAGCTTTGAAGAAAACAATTTTTAGATAGTTAGTGTCGCCTTTAGGTTTCTGCCTTTCGTTAAACCAGGCATCTTTAACCTTTGTTTGCAAATGATTCGCCACTTGCGTTGCCGCTGATAATATAGTTGATATTGTTGATTCGTATTTTTCGATATTATGAGGGGGGATTCGGTAAAGAGGAATTAAACTCTCATACCAACATCTTGCGGTCATAGAATCCATATCATATCCGAATGCCCAAATCAGAGTTTGCTCTTCCTTGAAAGTCCTATGTTCGTTAAAAAGATTAACTATCTTTGCATTTTTCGACTTATCCGAATTTTCGTAAATCATTGTGGCCCAGGAGTCATAAGTTATACCTCCCGGATGAGGATGGTGGCAAAACCAGTTTTCTTTGTCGAGCCTGTATGGACTGAGCGGATGTATCCAACCTCCATTTCCATAGTTAATGCCTTGATTTTTTGCTACAAAGTCCTCGATGATGACCGTTTGTTTTGCGGAGCAAATTTCGCAGTCCCCTATCTTATTATTATTGATTAGGAAGATCCTCCTTGGGTTTGACCAATATACGGAATACGAATGCAATTCATTTGAACTAATATTGCCACTGCCTTCACTTTTGAAAAATTTGTCAGTCAACCACGGAAAGATTTTCTCAAAATTCTTCCCTGGTAATTTCTTTAAATTGATGAAGGGTTCACT
Proteins encoded in this window:
- the cas7e gene encoding type I-E CRISPR-associated protein Cas7/Cse4/CasC, yielding MSRFIQLHLLTSYPPSNLNRDDLNRPKTAILGGVNRLRISSQSLKRAWRTSDVFQEKLSDYIGTRTKEMGIEIFKKLIAGGIKEKDAKDYAKSIANVFGKLKGEKKDSPNNDLEIEQLAHFSPEELREINELIGKLIREKRKPNAEELGLLKKENTGVDIAMFGRMLASSPAFNKEAAVQVAHAITVHKVAVEDDFFTAVDDLNRNDVDAGAGHLGDTEFGAGLFYLYICIDQEQLQKNLSDESISKKTLAALLETCTTVAPTGKQNSFASRARAMYCLVEKGNQQPRSLHAAFLQPIEDTNLMEKSIQELLKIKENFTKVYGKCSDNELSFNVLTGEGNLETISKFIQED
- the casB gene encoding type I-E CRISPR-associated protein Cse2/CasB, which translates into the protein MKLFDPSSPSAEIILRWWGDLQNNPGERATLSRCSDPSETVFYPASHRLLTELYKIKYDAYRLSRDKVCAIAGILSHVKTNNTIPFASQLSYKKSGSDQSLISDLRFRRILQYKNLSEDDQFFQKMIRVIKHLDGNANILDLFSSLYFWGDSVKKRWAYDYYGTGISTKSENDITDQGKNQ
- the casA gene encoding type I-E CRISPR-associated protein Cse1/CasA, which gives rise to MNLLQDKWITIVRKNGEIEKIAPFEITGKIGTNPIIEIITPRPDFKGALYQFLIGLFQTVYAPKDESEWEDRLNRPPKPEILKLETDKVAFAFDLFGKKIRFMQDIRLQSEMNENSIKPIEYLLIDSPGKSTTEKNRDLFVKRNRIMKTCFSCSASALFTMQINAPEGGSGNYTSIRGGGPLTTIVKNNTPNQDLWTEIWLNIISEPFINLKKLPGKNFEKIFPWLTDKFFKSEGSGNISSNELHSYSVYWSNPRRIFLINNNKIGDCEICSAKQTVIIEDFVAKNQGINYGNGGWIHPLSPYRLDKENWFCHHPHPGGITYDSWATMIYENSDKSKNAKIVNLFNEHRTFKEEQTLIWAFGYDMDSMTARCWYESLIPLYRIPPHNIEKYESTISTILSAATQVANHLQTKVKDAWFNERQKPKGDTNYLKIVFFKATESKFFTLAKSIRDDLQSETIFDDSEKLNWLKYLNEESLKIFDQYVESGSIEYENIQRIVNARRDLTLWNFGDKIKKAIGLPIRDKKQPKEKTKNEAI